A single window of Pyxicephalus adspersus chromosome 10, UCB_Pads_2.0, whole genome shotgun sequence DNA harbors:
- the LOC140338887 gene encoding uncharacterized protein, translated as MPTFVRQGPFSCQEELLPHSDFYMDMEDNHYTAIQIKLKSGGISDSEPYSMGDDLPYSSIHIKEESMSCDEENIDNVDSYIFADPARYMAPQELLNGPARYKHTPKNSTRQKSSFLAHEDQPVICSECGECFSTDSMLILHQMTHRGKKIYSCPECRMCLSNNTYLMVHMNSHTDIRIYACCECGKRFTTRQDCVKHENAHTVRKPYMCTECGKVFSNNSNRVRHQKIHTGEKPFSCSVCGKSFRRKTHLTIHSRIHTGERPFTCQECGKCFSCSAHLTAHRRIHKREAIYLMSKTIRPKLDSIKQIQMFWRSYLADHQRMHASQSPFACPECGKSFTRMSFLLKHRKGHTGERPFPCTECGKSFKDKMTLVKHIRTHTGEKPFPCSHCDKRFTQKANLMKHERVHTGEKPYACSECGKSFSHKSNLDKHCRIHTGEKPFQCTDCGRSFTLKWTLMKHQKTHTNPQE; from the exons ATGCCGACTTTTGTTAGGCAGGGACCCTTCTCGTGTCAAGAAGAACTCCTCCCGCACTCTGACTTTTATATGGACATGGAGGACAACCATTACACAGCTATTCAGATTAAGTTGAAGTCAGGAGGGATATCAGACTCAGAGCCGTACAGCATGGGTGATGACCTGCCGTATTCATCTATTCATATTAAGGAGGAGTCAATGTCATGCGATGAAGAGAACATTGACAACGTTGACAGTTATATCTTTGCAGATCCAGCACGGTACATGGCCCCTCAGGAGCTGCTGAATGGACCCGCTCGCTATAAACACACTCCCAAAAACTCAACACGCCAGAAAAGTTCATTCTTGGCTCACGAGGATCAGCCTGTTATATGTTCGGAGTGTGGTGAATGCTTTTCCACTGACTCCATGCTCATCTTGCATCAGATGACCCACAGGGGCAAGAAAATTTACTCCTGCCCCGAGTGCCGCATGTGTTTAAGCAACAATACCTATCTAATGGTGCACATGAATTCACATACTGACATAAGAATCTATGCCTGCTGCGAATGCGGAAAACGGTTTACTACCAGGCAGGACTGTGTCAAGCATGAGAACGCTCATACGGTGAGAAAGCCTTATATGTGCACCGAGTGCGGCAAGGTCTTCTCCAACAACTCCAACCGTGTCCGTCACCAAAAGATCCACACAGGTGAGAAGCCCTTCTCCTGCTCAGTGTGCGGAAAGAGTTTCAGACGCAAGACGCATCTCACCATACACAGCCGCATCCACACAGGGGAGAGGCCTTTCACGTGCCAAGAATGCGGGAAGTGTTTCAGTTGTAGCGCCCACCTCACTGCACATCGCCGGATCCACAAGAGGGAAGCCATCTACTTGAT GTCTAAAACTATAAGGCCAAAACTGGATTCCATTAAACAAATTCAGATGTTTTGG CGCTCGTACCTTGCAGATCACCAGAGAATGCACGCCAGTCAGAGCCCCTTTGCCTGCCCGGAGTGTGGAAAGAGCTTTACACGTATGTCATTTCTTCTTAAGCATCGGAAGGGTCACACTGGGGAGCGCCCCTTCCCATGTACCGAGTGCGGCAAAAGCTTCAAAGACAAAATGACACTGGTAAAGCACATCCGGACCCACACCGGGGAGAAGCCATTTCCGTGCTCCCACTGTGACAAACGTTTTACCCAGAAAGCCAATCTGATGAAACACGAGCGTGTTCACACTGGGGAGAAGCCATATGCCTGTTCAGAATGCGGAAAAAGCTTCTCACACAAATCCAATCTGGACAAACATTGTCGCATTCACACAGGAGAAAAACCCTTTCAATGTACAGATTGTGGGCGGAGCTTCACACTGAAATGGACACTTATGAAGCATCAGAAGACTCATACCAATCCGCAGGAATGA
- the LOC140339014 gene encoding uncharacterized protein produces MSAVNNTTANVAMGEKSQTMETILDLTLEIIYLLTGEKYAAVKMACIEGLLQGMHPPASEGWSRSQNSIAVPPAHCLILEQNNTEKIQGITNRLIELLIGEVPVRCQDVPECISNESDYSERSPHPLYSHDCTQEDQEIPYHQQGIGRINIKVEIKEEEEEAMYVVDDHLCKEEEVTAEFGSQEYNIKGSPVQCHISPPHTDEDKSQGSPTIHPAFNLTNRSPNPDNAEEYSPKQGPLCVTGSPAPSHPEEFYTNRSQAVTSNIYPSIDGADPPTDSSHLEAPTFDESDTVPGLPIPYRPPDTTTPEETSPASQTTSSNPISRFPFGYRPSNPEESSSSAMTQQVEMCENTLYPCFSSLVKMVEHQRTHGSNQPSKKPAALGDHHRKHLGKKVFPCVECEKFFAHSSDLDKHQQSHSREKPFTCSECGKSYTQKSHLNNHQRLHTGENILPCTECGRCFTLKSQFIKHMRTHTGEKPYCCSECGRCFAQKSTLDNHQTIHTGQKPFPCSQCGKQFARKSTLQKHLELHAIGVLAVKPCS; encoded by the exons ATGTCTGCCGTAAACAATACAACTGCCAATGTAGCAATGGGTGAGAAGAGTCAGACGATGGAGACGATATTAGACCTCACCCTGGAAATCATCTACTTGCTgactggagag AAATATGCCGCAGTGAAGATGGCGTGTATTGAAGGTCTCTTACAAGGAATGCATCCACCAGCGTCAGAAGGATGGAGTAGAAGCCAAAACTCCATTGCAGTGCCTCCAGCTCACTGTTTAATTCTTGAGCAAAACAACACGGAGAAGATTCAAGGCATCACCAACAGGCTCATCGAGCTTCTTATTGGAGAG gttcctgtGAGGTGCCAGGATGTCCCAGAATGTATCTCCAACGAGAGTGATTACTCAGAGAGATCTCCCCATCCTCTGTATTCCCATGATTgcacacaggaagatcaggagatcccttACCATCAACAG ggCATTGGCCGGATTAATATTAAAgttgaaattaaagaggaagaagaagaagcgATGTATGTGGTGGACGATCATCTGTGCAAGGAGGAGGAAGTTACTGCAGAGTTTGGCTCCC aGGAATACAACATCAAAGGATCTCCAGTGCAATGCCACATTTCACCCCCTCACACAGATGAGGATAAATCTCAAGGTTCCCCTACAATTCATCCAGCCTTTAACCTTACCAACAGATCACCCAACCCCGATAATGCCGAAGAATATTCCCCCAAACAGGGACCTCTCTGTGTCACTGGATCACCAGCTCCTTCCCACCCTGAGGAATTTTATACCAATAGATCACAAGCTGTTACCTCAAATATCTATCCAAGCATTGACGGTGCTGATCCACCAACAGATTCTTCTCACCTTGAAGCACCTACTTTCGATGAATCAGATACTGTCCCAGGTCTTCCCATACCATATAGACCACCAGATACCACCACACCCGAGGAAACATCTCCTGCTTCCCAGACCACCTCTTCAAATCCAATATCTAGATTTCCTTTTGGATATAGACCATCAAATCCAGAGGAATCTTCGTCTAGCGCTATGACGCAGCAAGTGGAGATGTGTGAGAACACATTATATCCGTGCTTTTCCAGCTTGGTAAAGATGGTTGAACACCAGAGAACACATGGCAGCAACCAGCCCAGCAAGAAACCAGCAGCTTTGGGCGACCATCACAGAAAGCATCTGGGCAAGAAGGTGTTCCCGTGTGTGGAGTGCGAGAAGTTCTTCGCCCATAGCTCAGACCTCGATAAACATCAGCAAAGTCACTCCAGAGAAAAGCCGTTTACATGTTCTGAATGCGGCAAGTCTTACACTCAGAAGTCCCACCTCAACAACCACCAGAGGCTTCACACAGGTGAGAACATATTGCCCTGCACGGAGTGTGGCAGGTGCTTTACCTTAAAGTCACAGTTCATAAAACACATgaggactcacacaggggagaaaccatattGCTGCTCGGAGTGTGGGAGGTGTTTTGCTCAAAAGTCAACCCTGGACAACCACCAGACTATACACACTGGTCAGAAGCCATTCCCCTGTTCTCAGTGCGGCAAACAATTTGCACGGAAATCCACCCTCCAGAAACATCTGGAGCTTCATGCCATTGGGGTCCTTGCTGTGAAGCCCTGCTCCTGA
- the LOC140338888 gene encoding uncharacterized protein, protein MSREGPLSASLDNSRQNGEHAQTHPGYRTIIGLREETVIIHPRSPVSTPPLEETATSQPSSPESTTLEDQTVIINPDSLASSALVEETVFVNPDSSSDSDEAERDDRPESPASIGPDKENIDLNSKSPASSTPHEGADDDPPESPVNAIIEAGTVIINPESPPSSGPDEEAPDLGSKPQELPINLSVRASRSRTNAENGTKAASETTLHVCSECKKCFTSRAGLLIHRKIHKEKFLMICSECGKCFRGKAKFLEHQQLHSGEKAFKCSDCSKSFTKKSYLVAHQRTHSNEKTYTCPQCGKTFSSATSLSHHKRSHKEQFLCSECGKRFPSSQRLLAHQKTHLGVKPFGCQECGKRFSSKQYLYIHQRMHAVETPFCCSECGVSFPTDETLAAHQKEHSEEKQYFCDECGKGFTTKQYYIVHQRNHTGEKPFSCTDCGKCFISNKNLKSHKRVHTGEKPYSCSDCGKSFSSYRNLTKHQRIHTGEKPYSCPQCGKCFISNHNRVRHLKIHTGEKPFLCAVCGKCFNQRSNLITHQKVHAKEQLYMDKEKSKITERLLNLTLEIVCLLTGENFPPVKSGDNVTITVPQLQSLIPEKTKGKKILEVTDKIIELLTGEVPVRCQDVTVYFSMEEWEYLEGHKDLYQSIMKEHQRNENTPMEDQRNEVFIKGRPERCPSPLYTMDCTKEDHNYAQHYQNGLLENVKIKEEEEEEEDGMVILVRVKEEEIPIEIGVDGRELNRSSETDDGDSQSFRLQGHYSGDRRPSSSGAERSFFGQSHVSSGMRSELYNADRAMDLSNFPGRSHTITSDLHGSPDPTNSEGPHLNKPRATKFHCQECGKCFNLKAHLLEHLKTHKTEKPYSCSACGKCFTGQANLNRHKSVHTGELPFICPECGKSYGTVSCLNEHRKTHSDQGSFSCAECGKCFPTNSALAQHQDFHNGESPFSCPECGKCYKRRWELLKHQKVHTGEKPFSCSECGKSFVWKFALNTHLRRVHSAEGTFLCTICGKLYPCRSRLVEHQKTHSGEKPYSCAECDMPFSSRTELVHHQRSHTGDKSYQCLECGKSFTWTFQLRTHQRIHTGEKPFSCSDCGKSFTLMALLRRHQKHHTGDKPYSCSECGKRFITRAELIVHERVHRGEKPFPCPQCGKCFTQRSQLQTHQRIHTDEKPYPCPTCGRCFGRKSHLDKHKRTHNR, encoded by the exons ATGAGTCGAGAAGGCCCTCTTTCGGCATCCCTTGACAACAGCAGACAGAACGGCGAGCATGCTCAGACTCACCCAGGATATCGCACAATCATCGGCCTGCGGGAAGAGACTGTTATCATTCACCCACGATCTCCAGTGAGCACGCCCCCCCTGGAAGAGACTGCGACTTCTCAGCCTTCTTCCCCTGAAAGCACCACCCTCGAGGATCAAACCGTCATCATTAATCCCGATTCTCTTGCAAGCAGCGCCCTGGTGGAAGAGACTGTCTTCGTTAACCCAGATTCCAGCAGTGATTCTGACGAAGCTGAGAGAGATGATCGTCCAGAATCACCTGCCAGTATTGGCCCCGATAAAGAGAACATTGATTTAAACTCAAAGTCTCCTGCAAGCAGCACTCCGCATGAAGGGGCAGATGACGATCCCCCCGAATCACCTGTAAACGCCATCATTGAAGCAGGGACTGTTATCATTAATCCAGAATCCCCACCCAGCTCTGGTCCTGATGAAGAAGCCCCCGACCTTGGCTCCAAACCCCAGGAGCTCCCTATCAACCTGTCCGTAAGAGCAAGCAGAAGCCGCACCAATGCCGAAAATGGTACAAAGGCAGCCAGTGAAACCACTCTGCACGTCTGCTctgaatgcaaaaaatgtttcaccTCCCGCGCTGGGCTGCTTATTCACCGCAAGATCCATAAGGAGAAGTTCCTGATGATCTGCTCAGAGTGCGGCAAGTGCTTCCGCGGCAAGGCCAAGTTTCTTGAGCACCAGCAGCTCCACTCGGGCGAGAAAGCCTTCAAGTGTTCTGACTGCAGCAAGTCGTTTACCAAGAAGTCTTACCTGGTGGCCCACCAACGGACACACTCCAATGAAAAGACCTATACCTGCCCGCAGTGTGGCAAGACCTTCAGTAGTGCCACTTCCCTCAGTCACCACAAGAGGAGCCACAAAGAGCAGTTCCTGTGCAGTGAGTGTGGAAAACGGTTCCCAAGTAGCCAGAGGCTTCTCGCTCACCAGAAGACTCACCTGGGAGTGAAGCCATTTGGCTGCCAAGAGTGTGGAAAGCGGTTCAGCAGCAAGCAGTACCTCTACATCCACCAGCGGATGCACGCAGTGGAAACTCCATTTTGTTGCTCGGAATGTGGCGTTAGTTTCCCTACAGATGAGACACTGGCGGCGCACCAGAAGGAACACAGCGAAGAAAAGCAGTATTTTTGCGACGAATGTGGGAAGGGCTTCACCACCAAACAGTACTACATTGTCCACCAAAGGAACCACACTGGTGAGAAGCCCTTCTCCTGCACCGACTGTGGCAAATGCTTCATTAGCAACAAGAACCTCAAGTCCCACAAGCGAGTCCACACGGGCGAGAAGCCCTACTCCTGTTCGGACTGCGGCAAAAGCTTCAGCAGCTACCGGAACCTCACAAAACACCAGCGGATCCACAccggggagaagccatattcttgCCCGCAGTGCGGCAAGTGCTTTATTAGTAACCACAACCGTGTCCGGCACCTGAAAATTCACACTGGTGAAAAACCCTTTCTTTGTGCTGTGTGCGGGAAGTGTTTCAACCAGAGATCCAACTTGATCACACATCAAAAGGTTCATGCGAAAGAACAGCTGTAT ATGGACAAGGAGAAGAGCAAGATTACCGAGAGGTTATTGAACCTCACCTTGGAGATCGTCTGtctgctgaccggagag aattttCCTCCGGTGAAGTCTGGTGACAATGTGACCATCACAGTTCCTCAACTGCAGTCTCTGATACCTGAGAAGACCAAAGGCAAGAAAATTCTAGAAGTTACCGACAAGATCATTGAgctgctgacgggagag gttcctgtaaggtgtcaggatgtcactgtctatttctccatggaggagtgggagtatttagaaggacacaaggacctctaccaGAGCATCATGAAGGAGCACCAGAGAAACGAGAACACCCCAATGGAGGACCAAAGGAATGAGGTTTTCATAAAAGGAAGACCAGAGAGATGTCCCAGCCCCCTATATACCATGGACTGCACCAAGGAAGACCACAACTATGCCCAGCATTATCAG AATGGACTcttggaaaatgttaaaattaaagaggaggaggaggaagaagaagatggtatGGTGATCCTGGTGAGGGTGAAGGAGGAGGAAATTCCTATTGAGATTGGTGTAG ATGGACGCGAGCTGAACAGATCCTCGGAGACTGATGATGGCGATTCTCAATCTTTTAGATTACAAGGACATTACAGCGGGGACAGGAGACCCAGTTCCTCCGGTGCTGAGAGATCTTTTTTTGGTCAGTCCCATGTTTCTTCAGGCATGCGTTCAGAACTTTACAATGCAGACCGGGCCATGGATCTATCTAATTTTCCCGGAAGATCACATACCATTACTTCGGATTTGCATGGATCCCCAGATCCCACCAATTCTGAGGGACCTCATCTCAATAAGCCCCGTGCTACGAAATTTCATTGCcaagaatgtgggaaatgtttcaacCTCAAAGCTCATCTCTTGGAGCATTTAAAAACTCACAAGacggagaagccatattcctgctcCGCATGTGGGAAGTGTTTCACGGGGCAGGCCAACCTGAACCGTCACAAGAGCGTCCACACGGGGGAGCTTCCTTTCATCTGTCCCGAGTGTGGCAAGAGCTATGGGACCGTGTCCTGCCTCAATGAGCACCGTAAAACCCATAGCGACCAAGGATCATTTTCATGCGCTGAGTGCGGGAAGTGCTTCCCCACAAACTCTGCTCTCGCTCAGCACCAAGATTTCCACAATGGGGAGTCGCCGTTTTCTTGTCCCGAGTGCGGTAAGTGTTACAAGCGTAGGTGGGAGCTCCTGAAACATCAGAAggttcacactggagagaagccattctCGTGTTCAGAGTGTGGTAAAAGTTTTGTCTGGAAGTTTGCACTGAACACTCACCTGAGGCgtgttcactctgcagagggaaCATTCCTGTGCACTATTTGTGGAAAGCTTTACCCATGTCGGTCACGGCTTGTGGAGCACCAGAAGACCCACtcgggggagaagccatattcctgtgcTGAGTGCGACATGCCCTTCTCCTCCAGGACCGAGTTGGTGCACCACCAAAGATCCCACACCGGCGACAAGTCCTACCAGTGCTTGGAATGTGGCAAGTCTTTCACGTGGACCTTCCAGCTCCGCACCCACCAGCGCATTCACACAGGAGAAAAACCATTCTCTTGCTCTGACTGCGGCAAGAGCTTCACTCTGATGGCGCTGCTCCGGAGACACCAAAAACACCACACCGGTGACAAGCCCTACTCCTGCTCAGAGTGCGGCAAACGGTTCATCACCAGGGCAGAGCTGATCGTCCACGAGAGGGTCCACCGCGGCGAGAAGCCCTTCCCCTGTCCTCAGTGCGGCAAGTGTTTCACCCAGCGCTCCCAGCTCCAGACGCACCAACGCATTCATACTGATGAAAAGCCGTATCCATGCCCGACATGCGGGAGGTGCTTTGGACGAAAGTCCCATCTGGATAAACACAAGAGAACTCACAATCGctga